The following are encoded in a window of bacterium SCSIO 12643 genomic DNA:
- a CDS encoding insulinase family protein — MEFEVFSLSNGIQVIHQQKDGDAAHLGLFVNVGSRDENEDEIGLAHMLEHCMFKGTTNRRAYHILNRLDNIGGELNAYTTKEETTIHSSFLKQYYPRAIELTFDIAFNPTFPDKEITREKLIILDEFYAYKENPSDQIFEDFDQIIFPNHALGRSILGTPKHIKKAKRKNLLQFHQNYYHPENMVIASVGNVTTKQLHKWLEKFLPQKELSGEKVHRTAPSDYTVQQIIQKKQVHQAHIMIGNQAYAYNHDKKRALILLNNILGGPSLNNRLNLNISEKHGFAYHLESNYSGFSDSGEFSIYMGTDHKQLDQSIELIHKELNKLRTEKLGVIQLNQAKQQIKGQIALGHESGLNIMLSLGKSLLTFNKVDFISEIFQQIDKITATDLADVANEVFAPKELSSLIYVPKNYSI; from the coding sequence ATGGAATTCGAAGTTTTTTCATTATCCAATGGTATTCAGGTTATTCACCAACAAAAAGATGGTGACGCTGCACATTTAGGACTATTCGTTAACGTAGGAAGTCGTGACGAAAATGAAGATGAAATTGGATTGGCCCACATGCTGGAACATTGCATGTTTAAAGGCACTACCAATAGAAGGGCTTACCATATCCTCAATCGATTAGACAACATTGGAGGAGAACTCAATGCATATACTACAAAGGAAGAAACCACTATACATTCGTCTTTTCTAAAACAGTACTACCCACGTGCCATTGAACTTACTTTTGACATTGCTTTCAATCCTACTTTTCCGGATAAGGAGATCACCCGTGAAAAACTGATCATACTAGATGAATTCTATGCGTATAAAGAGAATCCATCTGATCAAATCTTTGAAGATTTTGATCAAATCATTTTCCCGAATCATGCCTTAGGCCGTTCTATTCTTGGGACACCTAAACATATTAAGAAAGCAAAAAGGAAAAATCTACTTCAGTTCCATCAAAACTATTACCATCCTGAAAATATGGTCATTGCATCTGTTGGGAATGTAACTACCAAACAACTACATAAGTGGTTAGAAAAATTTCTACCTCAAAAGGAACTCTCTGGTGAAAAAGTTCATAGAACAGCTCCTTCTGATTATACAGTCCAACAAATCATTCAAAAAAAACAAGTCCATCAGGCACATATTATGATTGGAAATCAAGCCTATGCTTACAATCATGATAAGAAGAGAGCTCTAATTTTACTCAATAACATTCTTGGTGGTCCATCACTCAACAACCGTTTAAATCTAAATATCAGCGAAAAACATGGATTTGCGTATCATTTAGAATCCAATTATTCAGGTTTTTCTGATTCCGGTGAATTCAGTATTTATATGGGTACCGATCATAAGCAATTGGATCAGAGTATTGAGCTTATCCATAAAGAGTTAAATAAGTTGCGAACTGAAAAATTGGGCGTGATTCAACTCAACCAGGCCAAACAACAAATCAAAGGCCAAATTGCTCTCGGTCATGAAAGTGGGTTAAACATTATGTTATCACTTGGGAAAAGCCTTCTAACATTCAATAAAGTTGATTTTATAAGTGAAATCTTCCAACAGATTGATAAAATTACTGCAACAGATTTAGCTGATGTAGCTAATGAAGTTTTCGCACCTAAAGAACTTAGTTCATTAATTTACGTTCCAAAAAACTATTCAATATGA
- a CDS encoding DEAD/DEAH box helicase produces MGFDKFNLNQSIQDGIDAMQYTSPTPVQEKAIPAILENTDLMGFAQTGTGKTAAFLIPILQKLDGLTESGIKCLILVPTRELAQQIEVNLTGLGYFTTVSSQAVYGGNQGDLFSIQKNSMTSGVDIIIATPGRFLQHINLGYVDLKKVQTLVLDEADRMLDMGFVNDILKINELLPAQKQTLFFSATMDGKIKQLAKKLLNKPKEINLAIAKPAEGINQVAFLVYDQYKIQLLEHYLNHQEVKNMIVFASRKVQVDQITRKLGQLGFSVVAMHSDKTQEERNEAIRLFKSGKYEILVATDIVSRGIDIDDLSHVVNFDVPSDAADYVHRIGRTARAGKDGAGITFISPEDQLKFTYIEKLIEREVDKYLTPEEIGESPEYNPEAMNPKKKGKKRYRNNNKNRNRKKRPPRNNNSKS; encoded by the coding sequence TTGGGATTCGATAAATTCAATTTAAACCAATCAATTCAAGATGGTATAGATGCTATGCAATATACCTCTCCTACTCCGGTTCAGGAAAAGGCCATTCCGGCCATATTAGAAAACACCGACTTAATGGGGTTTGCACAAACTGGGACCGGAAAAACAGCTGCATTTCTGATCCCAATATTGCAAAAACTTGATGGTTTAACAGAGTCTGGAATTAAATGTTTGATATTGGTTCCTACCAGGGAACTTGCCCAGCAGATTGAAGTCAATCTTACTGGACTTGGATATTTTACAACGGTTTCTTCTCAAGCGGTGTATGGCGGTAATCAAGGAGATCTTTTTTCGATACAAAAAAACTCTATGACTAGTGGTGTGGATATCATTATCGCTACACCCGGCAGATTTCTTCAGCATATCAATTTAGGATATGTTGATCTAAAAAAAGTTCAAACGCTGGTTCTCGATGAAGCGGACCGAATGCTGGATATGGGATTTGTGAATGACATTTTAAAAATCAATGAACTTCTACCCGCTCAAAAACAGACTTTGTTTTTTTCAGCAACAATGGATGGCAAAATCAAACAACTTGCGAAGAAATTGCTAAACAAACCTAAAGAGATCAATTTGGCAATTGCCAAACCAGCAGAAGGAATTAATCAGGTGGCTTTTCTGGTATATGACCAGTATAAAATTCAATTACTGGAGCATTACCTAAACCATCAGGAAGTTAAAAACATGATTGTATTTGCTTCAAGAAAAGTTCAGGTAGATCAAATCACACGAAAATTGGGGCAACTTGGTTTTTCCGTGGTGGCGATGCATAGTGATAAAACGCAGGAAGAACGAAATGAAGCTATTCGTTTATTTAAATCCGGTAAATACGAAATTCTTGTAGCCACAGATATTGTTTCAAGAGGTATTGATATTGACGACTTGAGTCATGTGGTTAATTTTGATGTACCGAGTGACGCTGCTGATTATGTTCACCGAATAGGAAGAACTGCAAGGGCAGGTAAAGACGGTGCAGGAATTACATTTATTAGTCCTGAAGATCAGTTAAAGTTTACCTATATCGAAAAACTGATAGAAAGAGAAGTCGATAAATATCTTACACCTGAGGAAATTGGAGAAAGTCCTGAATACAATCCCGAGGCTATGAATCCAAAGAAAAAGGGTAAGAAACGTTATCGTAACAACAATAAAAATCGCAATAGAAAAAAGCGCCCACCAAGGAATAATAACTCTAAATCTTAA
- a CDS encoding ribonucleoside-diphosphate reductase subunit alpha: MFVQKRNGRKEAVQFDKITARIKKLCYGLDPMIDPTTVAMKVIEGLFDGVTTTELDNLASEVAATMTVQHPDFALLASRISVSNLHKSTEKSFSATMQRLFEYIDPKTGEDAPLISEEVHQIIQNNAEKLDSAIIYDRDFNYDYFGFKTLERAYLLKINGKIAERPQHMLMRVSLGIHKEDIDAAIETYSLMSEKWFTHATPTLFNSGTPKPQMSSCFLLSMQEDSIDGIYDTLKQTAKISQSAGGIGLSIHNIRATGSYIKGTNGNSNGIIPMLKVFNDTARYVDQGGGKRKGSFAIYLEPWHADIFEFLELKKNHGKEEQRARDLFYAMWTPDLFMKRVENNEKWTLMCPHECPGLYDTHGAEFEKLYTKYEREGKGRKSIPARDLWNTILESQIETGTPYMLYKDACNSKSNQKNLGTIRSSNLCTEIIEYTSKDEIAVCNLASLALPKFVNNGKFDHQKLYDVTYVATKNLNKIIDYNYYPVKEAENSNFRHRPIGLGVQGLADAFILLRLPFESPEAKQLNKDIFETIYFASMTASKDLAIKEGVYESYVGSPISQGLFQFDLWNVTPSNRWNWDELRSEIKEHGVRNSLLVAPMPTASTSQILGNNECFEPYTSNIYTRRVLSGEFIVVNKHLLHDLNQLGLWNSEIKNRIMMENGSIQNIDEIPEDIKALYKTVWEIKQRAIIDMAADRGAYICQSQSLNLFVESPTFAKLTSMHFHAWKSGLKTGMYYLRTKAARDAIKFTVNTDQNQKLTAQQIQEAEALACSIENPDNCEMCSG; the protein is encoded by the coding sequence ATGTTTGTACAAAAGAGAAACGGTAGAAAAGAAGCAGTTCAATTTGATAAAATTACTGCAAGAATCAAAAAACTATGTTATGGTTTGGACCCCATGATTGATCCTACGACTGTAGCCATGAAAGTTATCGAAGGCCTGTTTGATGGAGTCACTACTACGGAATTGGATAATCTGGCATCAGAAGTCGCAGCAACAATGACGGTACAACACCCTGACTTTGCTTTATTGGCTTCCAGGATATCAGTATCTAATTTACATAAGAGCACTGAGAAAAGTTTTTCAGCAACAATGCAAAGACTTTTTGAATATATCGATCCCAAAACAGGAGAAGACGCTCCATTAATCTCAGAAGAAGTTCATCAAATCATTCAAAACAATGCAGAAAAACTAGATTCAGCAATTATCTATGATAGGGACTTTAATTACGATTACTTTGGTTTCAAAACACTGGAACGCGCGTATTTGTTAAAGATTAATGGCAAAATCGCTGAAAGACCTCAACATATGCTGATGCGTGTTTCTCTAGGTATCCATAAAGAAGATATTGATGCCGCTATTGAAACTTATAGCCTAATGTCTGAAAAATGGTTTACACATGCCACTCCTACCCTGTTTAATTCTGGAACACCAAAACCACAAATGTCATCTTGTTTCTTGTTATCCATGCAAGAAGATAGCATTGATGGGATTTATGATACATTAAAACAAACGGCAAAAATCTCACAATCCGCTGGTGGAATTGGATTAAGCATTCATAATATTCGCGCCACAGGCTCATATATTAAAGGTACTAATGGAAATTCTAATGGGATTATTCCAATGCTTAAAGTATTTAATGATACTGCGCGATATGTAGATCAAGGCGGAGGTAAAAGAAAAGGGTCCTTCGCAATTTATTTAGAACCATGGCACGCAGATATTTTTGAATTTTTAGAACTTAAAAAGAATCATGGTAAAGAGGAACAAAGAGCCAGAGATTTATTTTATGCGATGTGGACTCCTGATCTATTCATGAAACGTGTAGAAAACAACGAAAAATGGACATTGATGTGTCCACATGAATGCCCAGGATTATACGATACACACGGAGCAGAATTTGAGAAATTATATACAAAATACGAGCGAGAAGGAAAAGGTCGAAAAAGTATTCCGGCAAGGGACCTTTGGAACACAATCTTAGAATCTCAAATTGAAACAGGTACACCTTACATGCTTTATAAGGATGCTTGTAATAGTAAGTCCAATCAAAAAAATCTGGGAACAATTCGTTCATCTAACTTATGTACTGAAATTATTGAATACACATCCAAAGATGAGATTGCCGTATGCAATTTGGCTTCATTGGCTCTTCCCAAATTTGTTAACAACGGAAAATTTGATCATCAAAAGCTTTATGATGTGACCTATGTAGCTACCAAGAACTTAAACAAAATTATAGATTACAATTACTATCCCGTTAAAGAGGCTGAAAATTCAAACTTCCGTCATCGTCCAATTGGATTAGGAGTTCAAGGATTGGCCGATGCTTTTATTTTATTGCGATTACCATTTGAATCTCCGGAAGCAAAACAATTAAATAAAGACATTTTTGAGACCATTTATTTTGCATCGATGACTGCTTCCAAAGATTTAGCAATAAAAGAAGGAGTCTATGAATCTTATGTAGGTTCACCAATTTCACAAGGTTTATTTCAGTTTGATTTATGGAATGTTACTCCTTCGAATCGTTGGAACTGGGACGAATTGAGATCAGAGATTAAAGAACATGGTGTAAGAAACTCATTGTTAGTAGCACCAATGCCAACAGCATCTACTTCTCAAATTTTAGGAAATAATGAATGCTTCGAACCTTATACTTCTAATATTTATACCAGACGTGTATTATCCGGAGAGTTTATCGTGGTGAACAAACATTTACTTCATGATTTGAATCAATTGGGTTTATGGAATAGTGAAATCAAAAATCGGATCATGATGGAAAATGGTTCGATTCAAAATATCGATGAAATTCCGGAAGATATCAAAGCTCTCTATAAAACCGTTTGGGAAATCAAACAAAGAGCCATCATTGACATGGCCGCAGATCGAGGCGCATATATCTGTCAATCGCAATCACTGAATCTATTTGTTGAAAGTCCAACATTTGCCAAACTCACATCTATGCATTTCCATGCCTGGAAAAGTGGTTTAAAAACAGGTATGTATTATTTACGTACCAAAGCTGCAAGAGATGCAATTAAGTTCACGGTAAATACCGACCAAAATCAAAAATTAACCGCACAACAAATTCAGGAAGCCGAAGCTCTGGCATGTTCAATTGAAAATCCAGATAACTGCGAAATGTGTAGTGGATAA
- a CDS encoding insulinase family protein has product MKKLLLGLALFTTGFGSVKAQQKIKYTEYDLPNGLHVILHEDHSTPIVAVSVMYHVGSKNEDPNRTGFAHFFEHLMFEGSKNIPRGEFSNYVEKAGGALNANTSQDRTFYYDLLPSNQLELGLWLESERMMHAKVDSTGIATQREVVKEEKRQRMDNQPYGSFQAEIMSHAYKVHPYRWTPIGSMEDLDAAEEADYKNFYKKFYVPNNACLSIAGDINIKETKKLIEAYFGEIPKGAEIERPNIVEPEKTAQVRDTVYDNIQLPAVMMAFHSPALGTEDAYAMDMVSNILSQGSSSRLHKRIVEEEQKAVYVGAFPFPLEDPGIFIAFSVTNAGVEPKDVENSIMEEVTRLQTELISEKEFQKLQNQIENDIVSGYSSQAGIAESLAQYYMYYGDTKLINTEIKRYKAVTREDIMNVAKKYLTVNNSVVLYYLPKQ; this is encoded by the coding sequence ATGAAAAAATTACTTCTTGGGCTGGCCCTTTTTACAACAGGGTTTGGTAGTGTGAAAGCCCAACAAAAAATTAAATATACGGAATACGATCTTCCTAATGGATTACATGTCATCTTACATGAAGATCATTCTACTCCAATTGTTGCGGTATCTGTAATGTATCACGTAGGTTCGAAAAATGAGGACCCAAACCGAACCGGGTTTGCCCATTTCTTTGAACATCTAATGTTTGAAGGCTCCAAAAACATCCCACGTGGAGAGTTTTCTAACTATGTAGAAAAAGCAGGTGGTGCATTAAATGCAAATACTTCTCAGGATAGAACCTTCTATTATGACTTATTGCCTTCTAACCAATTAGAATTGGGATTATGGTTAGAAAGTGAACGAATGATGCACGCCAAAGTAGATTCTACGGGTATTGCAACCCAAAGAGAAGTTGTAAAAGAGGAAAAACGTCAGCGTATGGATAATCAACCATACGGTTCTTTTCAAGCAGAAATCATGAGTCATGCATATAAAGTTCATCCTTACAGATGGACACCAATTGGTTCAATGGAAGATTTAGATGCGGCCGAAGAGGCTGATTATAAAAACTTCTACAAAAAATTCTATGTACCTAATAATGCATGTTTATCTATTGCGGGTGACATCAACATTAAGGAAACCAAAAAGTTAATCGAAGCTTATTTCGGTGAAATTCCAAAGGGCGCTGAAATCGAAAGACCAAATATTGTTGAGCCGGAAAAAACTGCGCAAGTTAGAGATACGGTATATGATAATATTCAACTTCCTGCAGTGATGATGGCTTTCCACTCCCCTGCTTTAGGAACAGAAGATGCTTATGCCATGGATATGGTAAGTAATATCTTATCTCAGGGATCAAGTTCTCGTTTACACAAAAGAATAGTAGAGGAAGAACAAAAAGCAGTTTACGTTGGAGCATTCCCTTTTCCATTGGAAGATCCGGGAATTTTTATTGCTTTTTCGGTGACCAATGCTGGTGTAGAACCAAAAGACGTGGAAAACTCAATTATGGAAGAAGTAACGCGTTTGCAAACAGAGTTGATTTCTGAAAAAGAATTTCAAAAACTACAAAACCAAATTGAAAATGATATTGTAAGTGGATATTCATCCCAGGCGGGTATTGCTGAAAGCTTAGCACAATACTACATGTATTATGGCGATACCAAGCTAATCAATACTGAAATCAAAAGATATAAGGCTGTCACAAGAGAAGACATCATGAACGTGGCAAAAAAGTACCTTACTGTAAATAATAGTGTTGTATTATACTACTTGCCAAAACAATAA
- a CDS encoding insulinase family protein: protein MKNLIIFIFTLLISSASFAQIDRSKAPAPGPAPKTQLGNYETFTLDNGLQVFLVENHKTPRVSWQLFVDRGVVSEGENTGMHSLMGSLLMTGTSSKNKAEIDESIDFIGASMSTSSYGAYASSLSKHKETTLELMSDVILHPSFPEEELNKLKKQTLSGLMANASDPGAMSENVSAVVTYGKEHPYGEVETEASVESITAEMCQAFYSTYFKPNASYLIIVGDISKKEAQPLVEKYFNGWAKGEIPKHNFAMPTAPEKTEVDFVNKPGAVQSTISIVYPVDLKPGSDDAIAASVMNAILGNSGFMARLIQNIREDKAYTYGAYSSLASDPLVGDFYAGAEVRNEVTDSAVVQFLYEMERLTKERVNDEELQNVKNYLNGRFARSLERPQTVARFALNTARYDLPTDYYATYLERLQAVSADDIQRVAKKYLLPQQSHIVVVGNKAEVASKLKVFAANGKINYYDAFGNPVADAEPIPEGVTAETVINKYLDAIGKREDLEKVNSQDITMSSSMQGMPLTIHYMTKGNTKMLMSVKSGDLEIQTIKINENTGKISGMMGAKDLTEDEIKSYLEGNAPFEELTFMNKTAKLIQIEEINGVKAYKMEVIDQDGHSKFYFYDVNTGLKIAMMESKPTPQGDMTTSTFLKDYQSVNGILVPFTTVEDNAGQVMEMKVENIVLGGSISDTNFQVK, encoded by the coding sequence ATGAAAAATTTAATCATATTCATATTTACGTTACTGATCTCTTCTGCATCTTTTGCGCAGATCGACAGATCAAAAGCACCTGCTCCAGGTCCTGCTCCAAAAACCCAACTAGGTAATTATGAAACCTTTACCTTAGATAACGGACTTCAGGTATTTTTAGTTGAAAACCATAAAACGCCTAGAGTATCCTGGCAACTATTTGTAGATCGTGGGGTAGTTTCTGAAGGTGAAAACACTGGAATGCATAGTTTAATGGGCAGTTTGCTTATGACCGGTACAAGCTCAAAAAACAAAGCGGAGATCGATGAGTCCATTGATTTTATTGGAGCAAGTATGTCTACTTCTTCTTACGGTGCATACGCTTCGTCACTATCCAAGCATAAAGAAACTACTCTGGAATTAATGAGCGATGTCATCCTACATCCATCTTTTCCTGAAGAAGAATTGAATAAACTTAAAAAACAAACTTTATCTGGTTTGATGGCAAATGCTTCTGATCCAGGTGCAATGTCTGAAAATGTAAGTGCGGTTGTTACTTATGGTAAAGAACATCCTTATGGTGAGGTGGAAACCGAAGCATCTGTTGAGTCCATCACCGCTGAAATGTGTCAGGCTTTTTACAGCACGTATTTCAAACCAAACGCATCATATTTAATTATTGTTGGAGATATTTCTAAAAAAGAAGCACAACCACTCGTAGAGAAATACTTTAATGGCTGGGCTAAAGGAGAGATTCCTAAACATAATTTCGCTATGCCAACAGCTCCTGAAAAAACAGAAGTTGACTTTGTCAATAAGCCAGGAGCCGTTCAATCTACAATTAGCATTGTTTATCCTGTAGATCTTAAACCAGGTAGTGACGATGCGATTGCAGCAAGTGTTATGAACGCTATTTTAGGTAATAGTGGTTTCATGGCCAGATTGATCCAAAATATCAGAGAAGATAAAGCTTATACCTATGGAGCTTATTCTAGCCTTGCATCTGATCCTTTAGTTGGTGATTTCTATGCTGGTGCCGAAGTACGAAATGAAGTTACAGATAGTGCTGTTGTTCAATTCCTATACGAAATGGAAAGACTTACAAAAGAACGTGTAAACGATGAAGAGTTACAAAATGTAAAGAACTATTTAAATGGTAGATTCGCACGTTCTTTAGAAAGACCTCAAACCGTTGCCAGATTTGCTTTAAATACTGCCAGATACGATTTACCTACTGATTATTACGCAACTTACCTTGAAAGGTTACAAGCAGTTTCTGCAGATGATATTCAACGTGTGGCAAAGAAATATTTACTTCCACAACAGTCGCATATTGTTGTAGTTGGCAATAAAGCTGAAGTAGCTAGTAAGCTTAAAGTTTTCGCTGCCAACGGAAAGATCAATTATTATGATGCATTTGGTAATCCTGTAGCTGATGCAGAACCAATTCCTGAAGGTGTAACTGCTGAAACCGTTATCAATAAGTATTTAGATGCGATAGGTAAACGTGAGGATTTAGAAAAAGTAAACTCACAAGACATTACGATGTCTAGCTCTATGCAGGGTATGCCTTTAACCATTCACTACATGACCAAAGGGAATACTAAGATGTTAATGTCGGTTAAAAGTGGTGACCTGGAAATTCAGACAATCAAGATTAATGAAAACACAGGAAAAATTTCTGGTATGATGGGAGCTAAAGATTTAACTGAAGATGAAATTAAATCTTACCTGGAAGGAAACGCACCATTCGAAGAATTAACTTTTATGAATAAGACCGCCAAGCTGATTCAAATTGAAGAGATCAACGGAGTTAAAGCTTACAAAATGGAAGTTATCGATCAGGATGGTCATTCTAAATTTTACTTCTATGATGTAAATACAGGATTAAAAATCGCGATGATGGAAAGTAAGCCAACTCCACAAGGAGATATGACGACATCTACCTTCCTTAAGGATTATCAAAGTGTAAATGGTATCCTTGTTCCTTTTACAACAGTAGAAGATAATGCTGGTCAGGTAATGGAGATGAAAGTTGAGAATATTGTTCTTGGTGGAAGTATTTCCGATACTAATTTCCAGGTGAAATAG
- a CDS encoding DUF481 domain-containing protein: MQSQKTDSLFHVNGNILLGEIKKLDYGQLAFKMDGMGTVTVDVDKISSIKSDKFFEFTTSHGRTIYGFIDSTSIQGMININSGYDSSNFHLYQIVEIYPIKNTFFLRTSGKINMGFNYTKASDIGRFNVDWNLQYRNKGSLVSLTGSNVQTFSPNDTAATSSKYDLYLNFEKKISGVWSWSGNLGGSQNTELGLYLRLKGGLGILGDVYHTNSQRLYVLLGVAPNMEISEQQANRTSNFEGQASISYQIYRYTFPEISLNTKFDLYPSFNNSGRYRVDYNIDVNIEVFDNFYVGGKFYYNFDSKPPSDNASNNDYGFTTTLGYSFH; this comes from the coding sequence GTGCAGAGTCAAAAAACAGATTCCTTGTTTCATGTGAACGGGAATATCTTATTGGGCGAAATAAAAAAACTGGATTATGGTCAATTGGCATTCAAAATGGATGGAATGGGAACCGTTACTGTAGATGTCGATAAGATCTCTTCCATTAAATCAGATAAATTCTTTGAGTTCACCACATCGCACGGACGAACTATATACGGATTTATCGATTCCACCAGCATCCAAGGTATGATCAATATTAATTCCGGTTATGATTCAAGTAATTTCCACCTCTATCAAATTGTAGAAATATATCCTATTAAAAACACCTTCTTCCTGAGAACAAGTGGTAAAATCAATATGGGGTTTAACTATACCAAAGCCAGTGATATCGGCCGTTTTAATGTGGATTGGAATCTACAGTACAGAAATAAAGGGTCTTTGGTTTCGTTAACAGGAAGTAATGTTCAAACCTTTTCTCCAAATGACACTGCTGCCACATCCAGCAAATATGACCTGTACTTAAACTTCGAGAAAAAAATCAGTGGAGTTTGGTCCTGGTCAGGTAACCTTGGAGGAAGTCAAAATACCGAATTAGGCCTATATCTGCGTTTAAAAGGAGGACTGGGAATACTTGGAGATGTGTACCATACAAATAGTCAGAGATTATATGTCTTGCTAGGTGTTGCTCCCAACATGGAAATCTCAGAACAACAAGCAAACAGAACATCAAACTTTGAGGGACAAGCTTCTATTTCTTATCAGATATATCGTTATACTTTCCCGGAGATTTCATTAAATACAAAGTTCGATCTTTATCCCAGTTTCAATAATAGCGGGAGATATCGTGTGGATTATAACATCGATGTTAACATAGAAGTTTTCGACAACTTTTACGTGGGTGGAAAATTTTACTACAATTTCGATAGCAAACCTCCTTCGGATAATGCTTCGAATAATGATTATGGCTTCACAACAACTCTAGGTTATTCGTTCCATTAA
- a CDS encoding class I SAM-dependent methyltransferase: protein MNFLDPKLDSYVVKHTEKEPEALADLNRKTWLEILNPRMLAGHFQGRVLSMLSHMIQPKNVLEIGTFTGYSAICWAEGLTPEGVIHTIDINEELEDLAKEYAEKSGCKDQITYHIGNAIDIIPTLDLEWDLVFLDADKSNYSNYYDLVFDRVKSGGYIIADNVLWNGKVIDESTWEEVDTKAILEFNKKMQDDPRVQNVLFPIRDGLMIARKL, encoded by the coding sequence ATGAATTTCTTAGATCCCAAATTAGATTCTTATGTTGTAAAACATACTGAAAAGGAACCTGAAGCTTTAGCAGATCTCAATCGAAAAACCTGGTTAGAAATTCTAAATCCCAGAATGCTTGCCGGACACTTTCAAGGTCGCGTATTAAGTATGCTAAGCCACATGATACAGCCAAAAAATGTACTAGAAATAGGAACTTTCACCGGGTATTCTGCAATTTGCTGGGCAGAAGGTCTTACCCCTGAAGGTGTGATTCATACTATTGATATTAATGAAGAGCTCGAAGATTTAGCTAAGGAATATGCTGAAAAATCTGGATGTAAAGATCAAATCACCTATCATATTGGAAATGCAATTGACATCATCCCTACATTAGATTTAGAATGGGACCTCGTATTTCTGGATGCCGATAAATCCAATTATTCCAACTATTACGATTTGGTTTTTGATCGTGTAAAATCAGGTGGTTATATTATTGCCGATAATGTACTTTGGAATGGAAAAGTTATTGATGAATCCACCTGGGAAGAAGTAGATACAAAAGCTATTTTAGAGTTTAATAAAAAAATGCAGGATGATCCACGAGTTCAAAATGTTTTATTCCCAATCCGCGATGGGTTAATGATTGCCAGAAAATTATAA
- a CDS encoding class I SAM-dependent methyltransferase, whose protein sequence is MLRKLYYAIPSSWRFWVRRLVFLPEDLLSSRNELIPPKGLIYTGRGDFLGQGRQYVNLFKSEGGLQPDATVLDIGSGIGRVAIPLTEYLNEDATYEGFDVIELGVNWCQKNISSKFRNFHFTYVPLLNDLYRDSGDDAANYKFNYPDQHFDFSCSVSVFTHMLPREVENYFNELDRVMKPGGVIFATFFILNKENRKFMNQSSGFNFDHKMDGYYLMDAKVKGANVAFEEAYLFNEIIKLDRFKIRKASYGHWCGRDQNASFDFQDVLIIEKIKK, encoded by the coding sequence ATGCTAAGAAAACTATATTATGCCATACCTTCATCCTGGAGGTTTTGGGTAAGACGTTTGGTCTTTCTCCCTGAAGATTTACTTTCTTCAAGAAATGAATTAATCCCACCAAAAGGACTCATTTATACTGGAAGAGGGGATTTCTTAGGTCAAGGCAGACAGTATGTGAATTTATTCAAATCTGAAGGAGGGCTTCAACCTGATGCTACCGTTCTTGATATTGGCAGTGGGATAGGACGCGTGGCTATTCCTCTTACCGAATATCTTAATGAAGATGCCACTTATGAAGGTTTTGACGTGATTGAACTTGGTGTAAATTGGTGTCAAAAAAATATCAGCTCTAAGTTTCGTAATTTCCATTTCACATATGTTCCGTTATTAAACGATTTGTATAGAGATTCAGGGGATGATGCCGCAAACTATAAATTCAATTATCCAGATCAGCACTTTGACTTTTCGTGTTCTGTTTCAGTATTTACACATATGCTACCAAGAGAAGTAGAGAACTACTTCAATGAACTAGACAGAGTCATGAAACCAGGCGGGGTAATATTTGCCACTTTCTTTATACTTAATAAAGAAAATCGCAAGTTTATGAATCAAAGCTCAGGTTTCAATTTCGATCACAAAATGGATGGTTACTATTTAATGGATGCCAAAGTTAAAGGGGCCAATGTCGCTTTTGAAGAAGCGTACTTATTCAATGAAATTATCAAGCTGGATCGATTTAAAATCAGAAAAGCCAGCTATGGTCATTGGTGTGGTAGAGATCAAAATGCATCCTTTGATTTTCAGGATGTTTTGATCATTGAAAAGATCAAAAAATAA